One genomic region from Gemmobacter aquarius encodes:
- the ruvB gene encoding Holliday junction branch migration DNA helicase RuvB, with the protein MEPDPIIRPERLAEDTDRALRPQTLEEFVGQAEARANLRVFIESAKMRGEAMDHTLFHGPPGLGKTTLAQIMARELGVGFRMTSGPVLAKPGDLAAILTNLEPRDVLFIDEIHRLSPVVEEVLYPALEDFALDLVIGEGPAARTVRIDLQPFTLVGATTRLGLLTTPLRDRFGIPTRLQFYTEDELDLIVTRGARLLGIASDPEGTREIARRARGTPRVAGRLLRRVVDFVLVEGDGRLTKAIADRALTRLGVDHLGLDGADRRYILLLAENYGGGPVGVETIAAALSEARDAIEEVIEPYLLQQGLIQRTPRGRMLAAKAWRHIGLDVPKGPGQPDLFEA; encoded by the coding sequence ATGGAACCCGATCCGATCATCCGGCCCGAGCGCTTGGCCGAAGACACCGACCGCGCGCTGCGCCCGCAGACGCTGGAAGAGTTCGTCGGCCAAGCCGAGGCGCGGGCCAACCTGCGGGTCTTCATCGAAAGTGCCAAGATGCGGGGCGAGGCGATGGACCATACGCTGTTCCATGGCCCTCCGGGGCTGGGCAAGACCACCTTGGCGCAGATCATGGCGCGTGAATTGGGGGTGGGGTTCCGCATGACATCCGGCCCCGTGCTGGCGAAACCCGGCGATCTGGCGGCGATCCTGACCAATCTGGAACCGCGCGACGTGCTGTTCATCGACGAAATCCACCGCCTTTCTCCTGTGGTCGAAGAGGTGCTCTATCCCGCTTTGGAGGATTTCGCGCTCGATCTGGTGATCGGCGAAGGACCGGCGGCCCGCACGGTGCGAATCGATTTGCAGCCGTTCACGCTGGTGGGGGCTACGACTCGGCTGGGTCTTTTGACCACACCGCTGCGCGACCGGTTCGGAATTCCCACGCGGCTGCAATTCTATACCGAGGATGAGCTTGACCTGATCGTCACGCGCGGCGCGCGGTTGCTGGGCATCGCCTCCGATCCCGAAGGCACGCGCGAAATTGCGCGACGGGCACGAGGCACGCCGCGCGTTGCGGGGCGCTTGCTGCGGCGGGTGGTCGATTTTGTGCTGGTCGAGGGTGACGGGCGGCTGACCAAGGCGATTGCCGACCGCGCGCTGACGCGGCTGGGGGTCGACCATCTGGGCCTCGATGGCGCTGACCGGCGCTATATTCTGCTTCTGGCGGAAAACTACGGGGGCGGGCCGGTGGGGGTGGAAACCATCGCGGCAGCTTTGTCAGAGGCGCGGGATGCCATCGAAGAGGTAATCGAGCCTTATCTTCTGCAGCAGGGGCTGATCCAGCGCACGCCACGGGGGCGGATGCTGGCGGCCAAGGCGTGGCGGCATATCGGGCTGGACGTGCCGAAGGGGCCGGGACAACCGGATCTGTTCGAAGCCTGA
- the ruvA gene encoding Holliday junction branch migration protein RuvA, whose protein sequence is MIGKISGRLDWRGQGEVLIDVRGVGYLVHVSDRTMMGLPAVGEAVSLYTELLVREDLLQLFGFPTMFEKEWHKLLTTVQGVGAKASMSILGTLGAEGVARAITLGDARAVQSAPGVGPKLAQRVILELKSKAHSVMAAGGGLMAVAEADDEVIEAAAAPAPKRAVKPALPNASQARAVAASDALSALANLGYAPADAAQAVAAAGGDDPEATTATLIRAALKLLAPKG, encoded by the coding sequence ATGATCGGCAAGATTTCGGGACGGCTCGATTGGCGCGGTCAGGGCGAGGTGTTGATCGACGTGCGCGGCGTGGGCTATCTCGTCCATGTCAGCGACCGCACGATGATGGGCCTGCCCGCCGTGGGCGAGGCCGTGTCGCTTTATACCGAACTGCTGGTGCGCGAGGATTTGCTGCAGCTTTTCGGTTTTCCCACCATGTTCGAGAAGGAATGGCACAAGCTGCTCACCACCGTGCAAGGGGTGGGCGCCAAGGCGTCGATGTCCATCCTCGGCACGCTCGGGGCCGAAGGCGTGGCGCGGGCGATAACGCTGGGCGATGCGCGTGCCGTGCAATCGGCACCCGGTGTCGGGCCAAAGCTGGCGCAAAGGGTGATCCTCGAGCTGAAATCCAAGGCCCATTCGGTGATGGCGGCGGGCGGCGGGCTGATGGCCGTGGCCGAAGCTGATGACGAGGTGATCGAGGCCGCGGCGGCCCCTGCGCCCAAGCGGGCCGTAAAGCCCGCGCTGCCCAACGCCTCGCAGGCGCGGGCGGTCGCGGCCTCCGATGCGCTTTCGGCCTTGGCCAACCTTGGCTATGCGCCCGCCGATGCGGCGCAGGCGGTGGCGGCGGCGGGGGGCGACGATCCGGAGGCCACGACCGCCACGCTGATCCGGGCGGCGCTGAAACTGCTCGCGCCGAAGGGCTAA
- a CDS encoding 50S ribosomal protein L11 methyltransferase — translation MPTYSALTTLMGEDAAEALAEAVEKMNPEPTGVGVFEIEDDSGLWEVGAYFLEQPDEVVLDVLAMAFGAKPFAVSEIPEIDWVAKVRRELSPVEAGRFFVYGSHDADKVPQDAGRVALQIEATVAFGTGHHGTTLGCLKAFDRLFEGGFRPASVADIGCGTAVLAMAAAAVLPDALVIASDIDQVAVDVARANVDINGLTGRLDCLEAAGFAHPRLAEAGPFDLVFANILKGPLVELAPDMARHVAPGGLAILSGLLVVQAEAVTAAYLAAGFTLQSRDDIGEWSTLVLKRG, via the coding sequence ATGCCGACCTATTCCGCCCTGACGACCCTGATGGGCGAGGATGCCGCCGAGGCGCTGGCCGAAGCCGTCGAAAAGATGAACCCCGAACCCACGGGCGTTGGTGTCTTCGAGATCGAGGACGATTCGGGGCTTTGGGAAGTGGGCGCCTATTTCCTCGAACAGCCCGACGAGGTGGTTCTGGATGTGCTGGCCATGGCTTTCGGGGCCAAGCCCTTTGCCGTGTCGGAAATCCCCGAGATCGATTGGGTCGCCAAGGTCCGGCGAGAGCTGTCGCCGGTCGAGGCGGGGCGCTTCTTCGTGTATGGCAGCCATGACGCCGACAAAGTTCCGCAGGACGCAGGGCGCGTTGCCTTGCAGATCGAGGCGACCGTGGCCTTCGGCACAGGGCATCACGGCACGACGCTGGGATGTCTCAAGGCGTTCGACCGGCTGTTCGAGGGCGGCTTCCGCCCTGCATCGGTGGCCGATATCGGCTGCGGCACGGCCGTGCTGGCCATGGCGGCGGCGGCGGTCTTGCCCGACGCGCTGGTGATCGCATCCGACATCGATCAGGTCGCGGTCGACGTGGCGCGTGCCAATGTCGACATCAACGGGCTGACGGGGCGGCTCGACTGTCTGGAAGCCGCCGGTTTCGCGCATCCACGTCTGGCCGAGGCGGGGCCGTTCGATCTGGTTTTTGCCAATATCCTGAAAGGGCCGCTGGTCGAGCTGGCGCCCGACATGGCGCGGCATGTGGCACCGGGGGGGCTGGCGATCCTGTCGGGCTTGCTGGTGGTGCAGGCCGAGGCGGTGACTGCGGCCTATCTGGCGGCGGGCTTTACCCTGCAAAGCCGCGATGACATCGGGGAATGGTCGACGCTGGTCCTGAAGCGGGGCTGA
- a CDS encoding class I SAM-dependent methyltransferase, whose product MTKKKIDTRTPGLEAGVALARWLTGKEHLHYGLWTGFEVRAANLGPAQDAYSVKLFAMLPQGRRLRILDIGGGAGETAKRLIGMGHSVEIVVPSPYLAERCRENAKGAVIHEDYFEDVQVSGPFDVCLFSESFQYMHYGVSLPKARGLLAPDGVIVIGDTFRREGFRRGGGDRPVGGGHPIGDFRTYLPRAGLQIEAEEDVTEGVAPSIDLEQAFFNVVGVGMAGLDRELTEKKPFVRRLAVGVIGALMGSRGRDKLARRLRGTARTSDAFVANNCYLLMRLGQV is encoded by the coding sequence GTGACGAAAAAGAAGATCGACACCCGCACGCCGGGACTTGAGGCGGGTGTCGCACTTGCGCGTTGGCTGACGGGCAAAGAGCATCTGCATTACGGGCTCTGGACCGGGTTCGAGGTTCGCGCCGCCAACCTTGGCCCCGCGCAGGATGCCTATAGCGTCAAGCTGTTCGCCATGTTGCCGCAGGGTCGGAGGCTGCGCATCCTCGACATCGGGGGTGGGGCGGGCGAGACGGCAAAGCGGCTGATCGGCATGGGCCATAGCGTGGAAATCGTGGTGCCCTCTCCCTATCTTGCAGAACGCTGCCGCGAGAATGCCAAGGGCGCAGTGATCCACGAGGATTATTTCGAAGACGTACAGGTGAGCGGCCCGTTTGACGTGTGCCTGTTCTCGGAAAGCTTCCAGTACATGCATTATGGCGTGTCGCTGCCCAAGGCGCGGGGCTTGCTTGCGCCAGACGGTGTGATCGTGATCGGCGATACCTTCCGTCGCGAGGGGTTCCGTCGTGGTGGTGGCGACCGGCCGGTCGGTGGCGGGCATCCGATCGGTGACTTCCGCACCTACCTGCCCCGCGCGGGCCTGCAGATCGAGGCGGAAGAAGATGTGACCGAAGGCGTTGCGCCATCGATCGATCTGGAACAGGCGTTCTTCAATGTGGTGGGCGTCGGCATGGCCGGACTCGACCGCGAGTTGACCGAGAAGAAGCCCTTCGTCCGCAGGCTGGCTGTCGGCGTGATCGGGGCGCTTATGGGTAGCCGTGGCCGCGACAAGCTGGCGCGCCGTTTGCGCGGCACGGCGCGAACGTCGGATGCCTTCGTTGCGAACAACTGCTATCTGCTGATGCGACTGGGGCAGGTCTGA
- a CDS encoding DUF1127 domain-containing protein — protein sequence MAAFETTRPAPFGAISIFRFVQFVSDAFLSLSNWNDARVTRKALGNLTDRELDDIGLCRGDIEMIGR from the coding sequence ATGGCCGCCTTCGAAACGACCCGTCCGGCGCCGTTCGGCGCCATTTCGATCTTCCGCTTCGTGCAGTTCGTCAGCGACGCCTTCCTGTCGCTCTCCAACTGGAACGACGCCCGCGTCACCCGCAAGGCCCTCGGCAACCTCACCGACCGTGAGCTTGACGATATCGGTCTGTGCCGCGGCGACATCGAGATGATCGGTCGCTGA
- the msrA gene encoding peptide-methionine (S)-S-oxide reductase MsrA, with protein MFLFDRKKTEMVTPDRALPGRAEPLPTAETHFINGLPLKSPVPAGMEEAMFGMGCFWGVERKFWALPGVWLTMVGYAGGYTPNPTYPETCTQLTGHNEVVRVIFDPAMISYEQLLQLFWENHDPTQGMRQGNDVGSTYRSGIYTYSEAQAQAARDSKSVYQDRLKAAGYGAITTEILPVPVFYFAEAYHQQYLAKNPDGYCGIGGTGVTCPIGLSA; from the coding sequence ATGTTCCTCTTCGACCGCAAGAAGACCGAGATGGTCACACCCGACCGCGCGCTTCCCGGACGGGCCGAGCCACTTCCGACCGCAGAGACGCATTTCATCAACGGCCTGCCGCTGAAATCGCCCGTGCCTGCGGGGATGGAGGAGGCGATGTTCGGCATGGGCTGCTTCTGGGGTGTCGAGCGCAAGTTCTGGGCTTTGCCGGGGGTCTGGCTGACCATGGTGGGCTATGCCGGTGGCTACACGCCGAACCCGACCTACCCCGAGACCTGCACCCAGCTTACCGGGCACAACGAGGTGGTTCGGGTGATCTTCGATCCCGCCATGATCAGCTACGAGCAGTTGTTGCAACTGTTCTGGGAAAACCATGACCCGACGCAGGGCATGCGGCAGGGCAACGATGTGGGGTCGACCTATCGTTCGGGCATCTACACCTATAGCGAAGCGCAGGCCCAAGCCGCGCGCGACAGCAAGTCGGTCTATCAGGACCGGCTGAAAGCCGCGGGTTACGGTGCGATCACAACCGAAATCCTACCGGTGCCGGTGTTTTACTTCGCCGAAGCCTATCACCAGCAGTACCTTGCGAAAAACCCCGACGGATATTGCGGCATCGGCGGGACCGGCGTAACCTGCCCCATCGGACTGTCCGCCTGA
- the ruvC gene encoding crossover junction endodeoxyribonuclease RuvC codes for MRVLGIDPGLRNLGWGIIDVAGAKIVHVANGICHSAPGTGDGDLALRLVSLYEQLTAVIRTYCPDQAAVEHTFVNKDAVATLKLGQARGIALLVPAQAGITVGEYAPNAVKKTVVGVGHAAKVQVDHMVRLHLPGVVIAGADAADALAIAICHAHHMQSAGRLAQALKRAAG; via the coding sequence ATGCGCGTCTTGGGAATCGACCCCGGCCTGCGAAACCTAGGGTGGGGAATCATCGATGTGGCAGGGGCAAAGATCGTCCATGTCGCCAACGGCATATGCCATTCCGCCCCCGGGACAGGTGATGGCGATCTCGCCCTGCGATTGGTCAGCCTTTACGAACAACTGACCGCCGTGATCCGCACCTACTGCCCCGATCAGGCGGCGGTCGAGCATACCTTTGTCAACAAGGATGCGGTGGCGACGCTGAAACTGGGGCAGGCGCGGGGCATCGCCCTTCTGGTGCCGGCGCAGGCGGGGATTACGGTTGGCGAATATGCTCCGAACGCGGTTAAGAAAACCGTCGTCGGCGTGGGCCATGCCGCCAAGGTGCAGGTCGACCATATGGTGCGGCTGCATCTGCCCGGTGTGGTGATTGCGGGGGCCGATGCGGCGGATGCGCTGGCCATCGCAATCTGCCACGCGCATCATATGCAAAGCGCCGGGCGTCTTGCCCAAGCGTTGAAAAGGGCGGCGGGATGA